A genomic window from Denticeps clupeoides chromosome 11, fDenClu1.1, whole genome shotgun sequence includes:
- the zbtb34 gene encoding zinc finger and BTB domain-containing protein 34 isoform X2 — protein sequence MEDGGGYVEFDVPEFSNTVLTQLNELRLQGKLCDIIVHIQGQPFRAHKAVLAASSPYFRDHSALGTMSGLSISVIKSPEVFEQLLAFCYTGRMALRLRDIISFLTAASFLQMQAVIDKCTQILEGIHSKISLPAGVSAAASAAAAAAAAAAAAAAMSDEETSGAAPSHTGRNGVKDGGLFINPTQISPPYYHRQREGRGGASGARGPRHHHQQQQEEGQSDRGSSDSVSEQDVSMEGETEQVELIGRDGQVTDVRVKLEKLAERPSYSDSSSAGDDGYHTELVDGEQVLAVSVGSYGPVLPPAGYGYSALSSPCFVGLSNSSPSRSILSGFRGGRARSKRPVPVPPEVLSQLKSNSEDGESTLAPAAAAGFENDVRERSLRGQWYPYNERLICIYCGKSFNQKGSLDRHMRLHMGITPFVCKFCGKKYTRKDQLEYHIRGHTDNKPFHCQICGKCFPFQGTLNQHLRKKHMGSANDTGARTDSPEGAERAAAAAQKDPEDASEGSAAYGELYAEDAAGNDNSEESAKCSPEEAATSRCDY from the coding sequence ATGGAAGACGGCGGCGGCTACGTGGAGTTCGACGTGCCGGAGTTCAGCAACACCGTCCTGACCCAGCTGAACGAGCTCCGCCTGCAGGGCAAGCTCTGCGACATCATCGTGCACATCCAGGGCCAGCCGTTCCGCGCGCACAAGGCGGTGCTGGCCGCCAGCTCGCCCTACTTCCGCGACCACTCGGCTCTGGGCACCATGAGCGGCCTCTCCATCTCCGTCATCAAGAGCCCGGAGGTGTTCGAGCAGCTGCTGGCGTTCTGCTACACGGGCCGCATGGCCCTCCGCCTGCGCGACATCATCAGCTTCCTGACGGCCGCCAGCTTCCTGCAGATGCAGGCGGTCATCGACAAGTGCACGCAGATCCTGGAGGGCATCCACTCCAAGATCAGCCTCCCGGCCGGCGTCTCGGCGGCCgcctcggcggcggcggcggcggcagcagcggccgccgcggccgccgccaTGTCTGACGAAGAGACCTCCGGCGCGGCTCCCTCCCACACCGGCCGAAACGGCGTGAAGGACGGCGGCCTCTTCATCAACCCCACGCAGATCTCCCCGCCCTACTACCACCGGCAGCGTGAGGGTCGGGGAGGGGCGTCCGGCGCCCGCGGGCCGCGCcatcaccaccagcagcagcaggaggagggccAGTCGGACCGCGGCAGCAGCGACAGCGTGTCGGAGCAGGACGTGTCCATGGAAGGCGAGACCGAGCAGGTGGAGCTGATCGGGAGGGACGGGCAGGTGACGGACGTCCGCGTGAAGCTGGAGAAGCTGGCGGAGCGGCCGAGCTACTCGGACAGCTCGTCGGCCGGCGACGACGGCTACCACACGGAGCTGGTGGACGGCGAGCAGGTGCTGGCGGTCAGCGTGGGCTCCTACGGGCCGGTGCTGCCGCCGGCCGGCTACGGCTACTCCGCCCTGTCCTCGCCCTGCTTCGTCGGCCTCAGCAACTCCAGCCCCTCTCGATCCATCCTCAGCGGGTTCAGAGGAGGCCGCGCCCGGTCCAAGCGGCCGGTCCCGGTCCCGCCGGAGGTGCTCAGCCAGCTCAAGTCCAACTCTGAGGACGGAGAATCCACGTTGGCGCCGGCCGCGGCTGCGGGGTTCGAGAACGACGTCCGGGAGCGAAGCCTGCGGGGCCAGTGGTACCCCTACAACGAGCGGCTCATTTGCATCTACTGCGGCAAGTCCTTCAACCAGAAGGGCAGCCTGGACCGCCACATGCGCCTCCACATGGGCATCACGCCCTTCGTTTGCAAGTTCTGCGGCAAGAAGTACACCCGCAAAGACCAGCTGGAGTACCACATCCGCGGCCACACGGACAACAAGCCCTTCCACTGCCAGATCTGCGGCAAGTGCTTCCCCTTCCAGGGCACGCTCAACCAGCACCTGAGGAAGAAGCACATGGGCTCGGCCAACGACACGGGCGCCCGCACGGACTCGCCGGAGGGCGCGGAgagggccgccgccgccgcccagAAAGACCCGGAAGACGCCTCGGAGGGCAGCGCGGCCTACGGGGAGCTGTACGCCGAAGACGCGGCAGGGAACGACAACAGCGAGGAGAGCGCCAAGTGCAGCCCAGAGGAAGCCGCCACGTCCAGATGTGATTACTGA
- the zbtb34 gene encoding zinc finger and BTB domain-containing protein 34 isoform X1, with protein MNRKENGDHMLSTDQARHHPRAMEDGGGYVEFDVPEFSNTVLTQLNELRLQGKLCDIIVHIQGQPFRAHKAVLAASSPYFRDHSALGTMSGLSISVIKSPEVFEQLLAFCYTGRMALRLRDIISFLTAASFLQMQAVIDKCTQILEGIHSKISLPAGVSAAASAAAAAAAAAAAAAAMSDEETSGAAPSHTGRNGVKDGGLFINPTQISPPYYHRQREGRGGASGARGPRHHHQQQQEEGQSDRGSSDSVSEQDVSMEGETEQVELIGRDGQVTDVRVKLEKLAERPSYSDSSSAGDDGYHTELVDGEQVLAVSVGSYGPVLPPAGYGYSALSSPCFVGLSNSSPSRSILSGFRGGRARSKRPVPVPPEVLSQLKSNSEDGESTLAPAAAAGFENDVRERSLRGQWYPYNERLICIYCGKSFNQKGSLDRHMRLHMGITPFVCKFCGKKYTRKDQLEYHIRGHTDNKPFHCQICGKCFPFQGTLNQHLRKKHMGSANDTGARTDSPEGAERAAAAAQKDPEDASEGSAAYGELYAEDAAGNDNSEESAKCSPEEAATSRCDY; from the coding sequence GCTGTCCACAGACCAGGCTAGACATCACCCCCGAGCCATGGAAGACGGCGGCGGCTACGTGGAGTTCGACGTGCCGGAGTTCAGCAACACCGTCCTGACCCAGCTGAACGAGCTCCGCCTGCAGGGCAAGCTCTGCGACATCATCGTGCACATCCAGGGCCAGCCGTTCCGCGCGCACAAGGCGGTGCTGGCCGCCAGCTCGCCCTACTTCCGCGACCACTCGGCTCTGGGCACCATGAGCGGCCTCTCCATCTCCGTCATCAAGAGCCCGGAGGTGTTCGAGCAGCTGCTGGCGTTCTGCTACACGGGCCGCATGGCCCTCCGCCTGCGCGACATCATCAGCTTCCTGACGGCCGCCAGCTTCCTGCAGATGCAGGCGGTCATCGACAAGTGCACGCAGATCCTGGAGGGCATCCACTCCAAGATCAGCCTCCCGGCCGGCGTCTCGGCGGCCgcctcggcggcggcggcggcggcagcagcggccgccgcggccgccgccaTGTCTGACGAAGAGACCTCCGGCGCGGCTCCCTCCCACACCGGCCGAAACGGCGTGAAGGACGGCGGCCTCTTCATCAACCCCACGCAGATCTCCCCGCCCTACTACCACCGGCAGCGTGAGGGTCGGGGAGGGGCGTCCGGCGCCCGCGGGCCGCGCcatcaccaccagcagcagcaggaggagggccAGTCGGACCGCGGCAGCAGCGACAGCGTGTCGGAGCAGGACGTGTCCATGGAAGGCGAGACCGAGCAGGTGGAGCTGATCGGGAGGGACGGGCAGGTGACGGACGTCCGCGTGAAGCTGGAGAAGCTGGCGGAGCGGCCGAGCTACTCGGACAGCTCGTCGGCCGGCGACGACGGCTACCACACGGAGCTGGTGGACGGCGAGCAGGTGCTGGCGGTCAGCGTGGGCTCCTACGGGCCGGTGCTGCCGCCGGCCGGCTACGGCTACTCCGCCCTGTCCTCGCCCTGCTTCGTCGGCCTCAGCAACTCCAGCCCCTCTCGATCCATCCTCAGCGGGTTCAGAGGAGGCCGCGCCCGGTCCAAGCGGCCGGTCCCGGTCCCGCCGGAGGTGCTCAGCCAGCTCAAGTCCAACTCTGAGGACGGAGAATCCACGTTGGCGCCGGCCGCGGCTGCGGGGTTCGAGAACGACGTCCGGGAGCGAAGCCTGCGGGGCCAGTGGTACCCCTACAACGAGCGGCTCATTTGCATCTACTGCGGCAAGTCCTTCAACCAGAAGGGCAGCCTGGACCGCCACATGCGCCTCCACATGGGCATCACGCCCTTCGTTTGCAAGTTCTGCGGCAAGAAGTACACCCGCAAAGACCAGCTGGAGTACCACATCCGCGGCCACACGGACAACAAGCCCTTCCACTGCCAGATCTGCGGCAAGTGCTTCCCCTTCCAGGGCACGCTCAACCAGCACCTGAGGAAGAAGCACATGGGCTCGGCCAACGACACGGGCGCCCGCACGGACTCGCCGGAGGGCGCGGAgagggccgccgccgccgcccagAAAGACCCGGAAGACGCCTCGGAGGGCAGCGCGGCCTACGGGGAGCTGTACGCCGAAGACGCGGCAGGGAACGACAACAGCGAGGAGAGCGCCAAGTGCAGCCCAGAGGAAGCCGCCACGTCCAGATGTGATTACTGA